One window of Athalia rosae chromosome 2, iyAthRosa1.1, whole genome shotgun sequence genomic DNA carries:
- the LOC105684294 gene encoding protein Dr1 isoform X1 — MIQNRTQMASAAMTPAEDDELTLPRASINKMIKEILPHIRVANESRELILNCCTEFIHLLSSEANEICNQQQKKTINAEHVLQALEKLGFGDYSAEAEAVLRDCKAVAAKRRRQSTRLENLGIPEEELLRQQQELFAKAREEQAVAEQQQWQQLQAVAQMASMQQVDSEQEDYS, encoded by the exons ATGATTCAAAATAG AACACAAATGGCCTCGGCAGCAATGACACCAGCTGAAGATGATGAGCTGACTTTACCTCGTGCTTCgattaataaaatgattaaAGAGATCCTCCCTCATATACGAGTGGCAAATGAGTCGAGAGAGTTGATTTTAAACTGCTGTACAGAGTTTATACATTTACTATCATCTGAAGCAAATGAAATCTGTAAtcaacaacagaaaaaaactattAATGCCGAACATGTCCTGCAAGCATTGGAAAAATTAGGATTCGGAGATTACAGTGCAGAAGCAGAAGCTGTGTTACGAGATTGTAAGGCGGTAGCTGCCAAAAGAAGGCGACAGAGCACAAGGCTCGAAAATCTTGGAATTCCAGAGGAAGAACTTCTTCGTCAACAGCAAGAATTATTTGCCAAAGCTCGCGAAGAACAAGCAGTTGCTGAACAGCAACAATGGCAACAATTGCAAGCTGTTGCACAAATGGCTTCTATGCAACAAGTGGATAGTGAACAAGAAGATTATTCGTAA
- the LOC105684294 gene encoding protein Dr1 isoform X2 — protein MASAAMTPAEDDELTLPRASINKMIKEILPHIRVANESRELILNCCTEFIHLLSSEANEICNQQQKKTINAEHVLQALEKLGFGDYSAEAEAVLRDCKAVAAKRRRQSTRLENLGIPEEELLRQQQELFAKAREEQAVAEQQQWQQLQAVAQMASMQQVDSEQEDYS, from the coding sequence ATGGCCTCGGCAGCAATGACACCAGCTGAAGATGATGAGCTGACTTTACCTCGTGCTTCgattaataaaatgattaaAGAGATCCTCCCTCATATACGAGTGGCAAATGAGTCGAGAGAGTTGATTTTAAACTGCTGTACAGAGTTTATACATTTACTATCATCTGAAGCAAATGAAATCTGTAAtcaacaacagaaaaaaactattAATGCCGAACATGTCCTGCAAGCATTGGAAAAATTAGGATTCGGAGATTACAGTGCAGAAGCAGAAGCTGTGTTACGAGATTGTAAGGCGGTAGCTGCCAAAAGAAGGCGACAGAGCACAAGGCTCGAAAATCTTGGAATTCCAGAGGAAGAACTTCTTCGTCAACAGCAAGAATTATTTGCCAAAGCTCGCGAAGAACAAGCAGTTGCTGAACAGCAACAATGGCAACAATTGCAAGCTGTTGCACAAATGGCTTCTATGCAACAAGTGGATAGTGAACAAGAAGATTATTCGTAA
- the LOC105684447 gene encoding putative N(4)-(beta-N-acetylglucosaminyl)-L-asparaginase GD10667 isoform X2: MACSLCEQLQCRTTVGFGGSPDEKGETTLDAMIMDGVTMDVGAVGGLRRIKNAISLARKVLDYTKHTLLVGDQAAEFAVKMGFTEEDLHTPKSKNMWLNWLTNNCQPNFWKNVTPDPGRYCGPYHTKFGKIEGRIQGASNKDIDQNNHDTIGMIAIDIHGHIAAGTSTNGAKYKIPGRVGDSPIPGAGAYADQEVGAAAGTGDGDVMMRFLPSFLAVEEMRRGSSPGAAAETAIRRIAQHYPMFSGGVIALNKQGAYGAACNGMQSFPFYISNPLVGEPTLNHVQCIKI, from the exons ATGGCATGCAGTTTGTGTGAGCAACTTCAATGTCGCACTACCGTTGGATTTGGTGGTAGCCCAGATGAAAAAGGCGAGACAACCCTAGATGCAATGATAATGGATGG AGTTACAATGGATGTGGGTGCTGTTGGTGGATTacgtcgaatcaaaaatgcTATCTCATTAGCACGCAAAGTCCTGGATTATACCAAACATACGTTATTGGTTGGAGATCAAGCTGCCGAGTTTGCAGTGAAAATGGGTTTCACTGAGGAAGACTTACACACACCCAAGTCCAAGAATATGTGGTTAAATTGGTTGACCAATAACTGTCAACCAAACTTTTGGAAG AATGTTACACCAGATCCTGGACGGTATTGCGGCCCATATCATACAAAGTTCGGTAAAATTGAGGGCAGGATTCAGGGTGCATCAAACAAAGATATAGATCAAAATAATCATGACACAATCGGCATGATTGCAATTGACATTCACGGACATATCGCAGCTGGCACATCCACCAATGGTGctaaatataaaattccagGACGTGTTGGTGATTCTCCCATTCCAGGAGCTGGGGCTTACGCGGACCAAGAGGTTGGAGCTGCTGCAGGCACAGGAGATGGAGATGTCATGATGCGTTTCCTTCCCAG CTTTTTAGCTGTAGAAGAGATGCGGCGAGGATCTTCGCCAGGAGCTGCTGCTGAGACAGCTATTCGACGAATAGCTCAACACTATCCAATGTTTTCTGGTGGAGTTATTGCATTGAACAAGCAAGGTGCATATGGTGCAGCCTGCAATGGAATGCAAAGTTTCCCGTTTTACATAAGTAATCCGTTGGTTGGAGAACCAACCTTAAACCATGTACAGTGTATCAAAATATGA
- the LOC105684447 gene encoding N(4)-(Beta-N-acetylglucosaminyl)-L-asparaginase isoform X1: MAIFNLISIALILTTSCVASDSIKSNNKATPLVVTTWDYWNATNKAWNVLYTKKRSALDAIEMACSLCEQLQCRTTVGFGGSPDEKGETTLDAMIMDGVTMDVGAVGGLRRIKNAISLARKVLDYTKHTLLVGDQAAEFAVKMGFTEEDLHTPKSKNMWLNWLTNNCQPNFWKNVTPDPGRYCGPYHTKFGKIEGRIQGASNKDIDQNNHDTIGMIAIDIHGHIAAGTSTNGAKYKIPGRVGDSPIPGAGAYADQEVGAAAGTGDGDVMMRFLPSFLAVEEMRRGSSPGAAAETAIRRIAQHYPMFSGGVIALNKQGAYGAACNGMQSFPFYISNPLVGEPTLNHVQCIKI; encoded by the exons ATGgccattttcaatttaatatcAATTGCACTGATTCTTACTACAAGCTGTGTTGCATCAGATTCaattaaatcaaataataaaGCCACTCCGTTGGTCGTGACAACATGGGATTACTGGAATGCTACAAACAAAG CTTGGAATGTCCTGTACACAAAAAAACGTAGCGCCTTAGATGCTATAGAAATGGCATGCAGTTTGTGTGAGCAACTTCAATGTCGCACTACCGTTGGATTTGGTGGTAGCCCAGATGAAAAAGGCGAGACAACCCTAGATGCAATGATAATGGATGG AGTTACAATGGATGTGGGTGCTGTTGGTGGATTacgtcgaatcaaaaatgcTATCTCATTAGCACGCAAAGTCCTGGATTATACCAAACATACGTTATTGGTTGGAGATCAAGCTGCCGAGTTTGCAGTGAAAATGGGTTTCACTGAGGAAGACTTACACACACCCAAGTCCAAGAATATGTGGTTAAATTGGTTGACCAATAACTGTCAACCAAACTTTTGGAAG AATGTTACACCAGATCCTGGACGGTATTGCGGCCCATATCATACAAAGTTCGGTAAAATTGAGGGCAGGATTCAGGGTGCATCAAACAAAGATATAGATCAAAATAATCATGACACAATCGGCATGATTGCAATTGACATTCACGGACATATCGCAGCTGGCACATCCACCAATGGTGctaaatataaaattccagGACGTGTTGGTGATTCTCCCATTCCAGGAGCTGGGGCTTACGCGGACCAAGAGGTTGGAGCTGCTGCAGGCACAGGAGATGGAGATGTCATGATGCGTTTCCTTCCCAG CTTTTTAGCTGTAGAAGAGATGCGGCGAGGATCTTCGCCAGGAGCTGCTGCTGAGACAGCTATTCGACGAATAGCTCAACACTATCCAATGTTTTCTGGTGGAGTTATTGCATTGAACAAGCAAGGTGCATATGGTGCAGCCTGCAATGGAATGCAAAGTTTCCCGTTTTACATAAGTAATCCGTTGGTTGGAGAACCAACCTTAAACCATGTACAGTGTATCAAAATATGA
- the LOC105684427 gene encoding cap-specific mRNA (nucleoside-2'-O-)-methyltransferase 2 isoform X1, whose amino-acid sequence MATKTNGFGIKRDFDGMLNAQLPKSFGSSSCSFHHKESRNDPSLESLVDSLFNKQFIIDNTNFKIPESKTIFTENPWIVPELLTIKAELNDVKNKLNDYDLAEWHQHTRRRNKAGDVQWRLKKEIDPEFLTQAWSKFYENASVFPLIPKIAIQTKKMVSVHLCEAPGAFVTSLNHWLKLNAPSVEWDWVATTLNPYYEGNPNSCMISDDRFIISSLDHWCFGTDYTGNLMSFKNMENLVGIARKKGDVLLVTADGSIDCTNDPGEQESIVAPLQFCEAVTALKLLSTHGSLLLKMFTIFEHQSLCLVYFLSCLFEKVFINKPVTSKEGNSETYLVCLDYRGQAFAGAHLDVLTDCYEKRTNKSMFCQRDLPEDFVQQMISCGQFFKNYQSKVILNNIESYHCGGDKGHLDNEVKRIKYLVANKFIAEYRLKKLNGENSEVVGKTKLGCIHTINSDSRIPNGSYNERRLVDSLDPSCRLLALCNDMNLIELCATTQWFTFSGTLDEINVNCGKGFSKVESSKFCMGKFLKIRNTVYDILDILGIDLPGGEVKTIQDYISKVARDIKNYKHLWFKQSSLVDHYQTINKLSETLKNVGKGESLVLIGYSLLTQLNVGILYILAHTFKSLGLILNEQFGCLIILECNLFNQSILRFVEEIHKATIEAKVAGESVLAVLPIFKLYESDLYASIVNANHWSIKHYLSNISNYVQNK is encoded by the exons ATGGcaacaaaaacaaatggaTTTGGAATAAAACGAGATTTTGACGGAATGTTGAACGCTCAACTGCCCAAATCGTTTGGCTCATCATCGTGTAGTTTTCACCACAAAGAGTCGAGAAATGATCCATCACTGGAATCATTGGTTGATAGTTTATTCAATAAACAATTCatcatcgacaatacgaatttcaaaattccggAAAGCAAGACAATATTTACTGAAAACCCTTGGATTGTACCGGAATTACTCACAATAAAGGCTGAGTTGaatgatgtaaaaaataagtTAAACGATTATGATCTTGCGGAATGGCATCAGCATACAAGACGAAGAAATAAAGCAGGAGATGTACAGTGGCGtcttaaaaaagaaattgaccCAGAATTCCTGACACAGGCATGGTCCAAGTTTTATGAGAATGCATCTGTGTTCCCACTGATACCTAAGATTGCTATACAAACTAAAAAAATGGTTTCGGTTCACTTGTGTGAAGCTCCTGGTGCTTTCGTGACTTCATTAAATCACTGGCTTAAATTGAATGCACCCAGTGTTGAATGGGATTGGGTAGCTACAACATTGAATCCATATTACGAAGGAAATCCCAATTCTTGTATGATCAGTGATGATAGGTTTATCATATCTTCTTTAGATCATTGGTGTTTTGGTACCGATTACACTGGAAATTTAATGAGTTTCAAGAACATGGAGAATCTAGTAGGAATTGCTAGAAAGAAAGGAGATGTATTATTGGTTACAGCAGACGGTAGCATAGATTGTACTAATGATCCTGGAGAGCAAGAATCAATAGTTGCACCATTGCAGTTTTGTGAGGCTGTTACTGCTTTGAAGCTATTATCGACTCATGGAAGCCTACTCTTAAAAATGTTTACTATTTTTGAGCATCAGTCTTTGTGTCttgtttattttctatcaTGTCTATTTGAGAAAGTCTTTATCAACAAGCCTGTGACTAGCAAAGAAGGAAATTCCGAAACATATTTAGTATGTTTAGATTACCGGGGTCAGGCTTTTGCAGGAGCACATCTAGATGTATTGACAGACTGTTATGAGAAGCGTACGAACAAATCGATGTTCTGCCAAAGGGATCTTCCAGAAGACTTTGTTCAGCAAATGATATCTTgtggtcaatttttcaaaaactatcaGAGTAAAGTTATTTTGAACAATATAGAGTCTTATCACTGTGGTGGAGATAAGGGCCACTTAGATAATGAAGTTAAAAGAATCAAATACCTAGTCGCTAATAAGTTTATAGCTGAGTATAGACTGAAGAAGTTGAATGGAGAAAATTCAGAAGTGGTTGGAAAGACCAAATTGGGATGCATCCATACAATTAACTCAGATTCAAGAATTCCGAACGGTTCTTATAATGAAAGGCGTTTGGTGGACAGCTTGGACCCCAGTTGTCGCTTGTTAGCACTCTGTAATGATATGAATCTTATTGAACTTTGCGCAACTACACAATGGTTTACT TTTTCAGGGACTTTGGACGAGATAAACGTCAACTGTGGAAAGGGATTTTCCAAAGTAGAAAGCTCTAAATTTTGTATGggaaagtttttgaaaattcgtaacACCGTCTATGATATATTAGACATACTTGGCATTGACCTACCTGGTGGAGAAGTAAAGACTATCCAGGATTACATTTCGAAAGTAGCACGTgacataaaaaattataaacatttatGGTTTAAACAATCAAGTCTAGTTGACCATTAccaaacaataaataaattaagtgagacattgaaaaatgtcggaaAAGGGGAAAGTCTTGTTTTGATTGGTTATTCCTTATTAACTCAGCTAAACGTAGGGATTTTGTATATACTAGCACACACGTTCAAATCGCTTGGTTTAATTTTAAATGAACAATTTGGGTGTTTAATAATACTTGAGTGCAATTTATTTAACCAAAGTATACTACGGTTTGTGGAAGAAATCCATAAGGCTACTATTGAAGCCAAAGTGGCTGGTGAATCTGTATTAGCAGTCCTGCCTATCTTCAAACTTTACG AAAGCGATTTATATGCCAGTATTGTCAATGCCAACCATTGGAGCATCAAACACTACCTGAGCAACATAAGCAACTATGTACAAAATAAATA G
- the LOC105684427 gene encoding cap-specific mRNA (nucleoside-2'-O-)-methyltransferase 2 isoform X2 gives MATKTNGFGIKRDFDGMLNAQLPKSFGSSSCSFHHKESRNDPSLESLVDSLFNKQFIIDNTNFKIPESKTIFTENPWIVPELLTIKAELNDVKNKLNDYDLAEWHQHTRRRNKAGDVQWRLKKEIDPEFLTQAWSKFYENASVFPLIPKIAIQTKKMVSVHLCEAPGAFVTSLNHWLKLNAPSVEWDWVATTLNPYYEGNPNSCMISDDRFIISSLDHWCFGTDYTGNLMSFKNMENLVGIARKKGDVLLVTADGSIDCTNDPGEQESIVAPLQFCEAVTALKLLSTHGSLLLKMFTIFEHQSLCLVYFLSCLFEKVFINKPVTSKEGNSETYLVCLDYRGQAFAGAHLDVLTDCYEKRTNKSMFCQRDLPEDFVQQMISCGQFFKNYQSKVILNNIESYHCGGDKGHLDNEVKRIKYLVANKFIAEYRLKKLNGENSEVVGKTKLGCIHTINSDSRIPNGSYNERRLVDSLDPSCRLLALCNDMNLIELCATTQWFTFSGTLDEINVNCGKGFSKVESSKFCMGKFLKIRNTVYDILDILGIDLPGGEVKTIQDYISKVARDIKNYKHLWFKQSSLVDHYQTINKLSETLKNVGKGESLVLIGYSLLTQLNVGILYILAHTFKSLGLILNEQFGCLIILECNLFNQSILRFVEEIHKATIEAKVAGESVLAVLPIFKLYESDLYASIVNANHWSIKHYLSNISNYVQNK, from the exons ATGGcaacaaaaacaaatggaTTTGGAATAAAACGAGATTTTGACGGAATGTTGAACGCTCAACTGCCCAAATCGTTTGGCTCATCATCGTGTAGTTTTCACCACAAAGAGTCGAGAAATGATCCATCACTGGAATCATTGGTTGATAGTTTATTCAATAAACAATTCatcatcgacaatacgaatttcaaaattccggAAAGCAAGACAATATTTACTGAAAACCCTTGGATTGTACCGGAATTACTCACAATAAAGGCTGAGTTGaatgatgtaaaaaataagtTAAACGATTATGATCTTGCGGAATGGCATCAGCATACAAGACGAAGAAATAAAGCAGGAGATGTACAGTGGCGtcttaaaaaagaaattgaccCAGAATTCCTGACACAGGCATGGTCCAAGTTTTATGAGAATGCATCTGTGTTCCCACTGATACCTAAGATTGCTATACAAACTAAAAAAATGGTTTCGGTTCACTTGTGTGAAGCTCCTGGTGCTTTCGTGACTTCATTAAATCACTGGCTTAAATTGAATGCACCCAGTGTTGAATGGGATTGGGTAGCTACAACATTGAATCCATATTACGAAGGAAATCCCAATTCTTGTATGATCAGTGATGATAGGTTTATCATATCTTCTTTAGATCATTGGTGTTTTGGTACCGATTACACTGGAAATTTAATGAGTTTCAAGAACATGGAGAATCTAGTAGGAATTGCTAGAAAGAAAGGAGATGTATTATTGGTTACAGCAGACGGTAGCATAGATTGTACTAATGATCCTGGAGAGCAAGAATCAATAGTTGCACCATTGCAGTTTTGTGAGGCTGTTACTGCTTTGAAGCTATTATCGACTCATGGAAGCCTACTCTTAAAAATGTTTACTATTTTTGAGCATCAGTCTTTGTGTCttgtttattttctatcaTGTCTATTTGAGAAAGTCTTTATCAACAAGCCTGTGACTAGCAAAGAAGGAAATTCCGAAACATATTTAGTATGTTTAGATTACCGGGGTCAGGCTTTTGCAGGAGCACATCTAGATGTATTGACAGACTGTTATGAGAAGCGTACGAACAAATCGATGTTCTGCCAAAGGGATCTTCCAGAAGACTTTGTTCAGCAAATGATATCTTgtggtcaatttttcaaaaactatcaGAGTAAAGTTATTTTGAACAATATAGAGTCTTATCACTGTGGTGGAGATAAGGGCCACTTAGATAATGAAGTTAAAAGAATCAAATACCTAGTCGCTAATAAGTTTATAGCTGAGTATAGACTGAAGAAGTTGAATGGAGAAAATTCAGAAGTGGTTGGAAAGACCAAATTGGGATGCATCCATACAATTAACTCAGATTCAAGAATTCCGAACGGTTCTTATAATGAAAGGCGTTTGGTGGACAGCTTGGACCCCAGTTGTCGCTTGTTAGCACTCTGTAATGATATGAATCTTATTGAACTTTGCGCAACTACACAATGGTTTACT TTTTCAGGGACTTTGGACGAGATAAACGTCAACTGTGGAAAGGGATTTTCCAAAGTAGAAAGCTCTAAATTTTGTATGggaaagtttttgaaaattcgtaacACCGTCTATGATATATTAGACATACTTGGCATTGACCTACCTGGTGGAGAAGTAAAGACTATCCAGGATTACATTTCGAAAGTAGCACGTgacataaaaaattataaacatttatGGTTTAAACAATCAAGTCTAGTTGACCATTAccaaacaataaataaattaagtgagacattgaaaaatgtcggaaAAGGGGAAAGTCTTGTTTTGATTGGTTATTCCTTATTAACTCAGCTAAACGTAGGGATTTTGTATATACTAGCACACACGTTCAAATCGCTTGGTTTAATTTTAAATGAACAATTTGGGTGTTTAATAATACTTGAGTGCAATTTATTTAACCAAAGTATACTACGGTTTGTGGAAGAAATCCATAAGGCTACTATTGAAGCCAAAGTGGCTGGTGAATCTGTATTAGCAGTCCTGCCTATCTTCAAACTTTACG AAAGCGATTTATATGCCAGTATTGTCAATGCCAACCATTGGAGCATCAAACACTACCTGAGCAACATAAGCAACTATGTACAAAATAAATAG
- the LOC105684427 gene encoding NADPH:adrenodoxin oxidoreductase, mitochondrial isoform X3, producing MRSSKLYNHIRHFSSQQIVPQICIIGAGPAGFYATQQIIKTLKDARVDILDRLPVPFGLVRFGVAPDHPEVKNVIHTFHKTAKNPNVNFFGNVNVGRDVTINQLRKAYHAVVLAYGAEQDRELHIPGENLKNVISGRQFVGWYNGLPNEKDLKIDLSVDEAAICGQGNVAMDIARILLTPIDKLKNTDITNYALETLSRSKVRKVWLIGRRGPLQAAFTIKELRELIKLEDCETQWRTSDFDQVRDYIPNLARPRKRLTELMLKSLDEFPTIKSECKNVLAPVFFRSPVEFQGADVVENLRSSINELVGNNIAELTAKSTDKYEDIKCGLALRCIGYKSVQVDPNIPFDSKNGRVKAQFGKIDENFYAAGWLATGPVGVILSTMTNAFEVSKLLCTELKCEKSKPGWKEVSSLLNQKGVQIVTYNDWEKIDQVEQQRGKAAEKPREKIVDISEMLEIAAK from the exons ATGAGAAGTAGTAAGTTATACAACCACATTCGACACTTTTCAAGTCAACAAATAGTTCCGCAGATATGTATTATCGGAGCAGGACCAGCTGGTTTTTACGCTACCCAACAAATAATCAAG ACATTAAAAGATGCAAGAGTTGATATACTAGATAGACTTCCTGTACCATTTGGTCTGGTACGATTTGGCGTAGCTCCTGATCACCCTGAGGTTAAAAATGTAATTCATACTTTCCACAAAACTGCCAAAAACCCTAACGTCAACTTTTTTGGGAATGTTAACGTGGGACGAGATGTGACTATAAATCAATTAAGAAAAGCTTATCATGCAGTAGTACTg GCTTATGGTGCTGAGCAGGATAGAGAATTACATATTCctggagaaaatttgaaaaacgttaTCTCAGGACGACAGTTTGTAGGCTGGTATAATGGGTTACCAAAtgaaaaagatttgaaaattgatttatctgttGATGAAGCAGCTATTTGTGGTCAGGGCAACGTTGCGATGGATATTGCTCGTATTCTGCTAACTCCTATCGACAAACTAAAG AATACCGATATAACAAATTACGCATTGGAGACGTTGTCACGTAGCAAAGTACGTAAGGTCTGGCTAATTGGACGACGTGGTCCACTTCAGGCTGCCTTCACTATTAAAGAGCTTCGAGAGTTGATTAAACTCGAAGACTGTGAAACCCAATGGCGTACTTCTGATTTTGATCAAGTGAGAGATTACATACCCAATTTAGCACGACCACGAAAACGCTTAACGGAATTGATGCTCAAGTCTCTTGATGAATTTCCAACTATAAAATCTGAGTGTAAAAATGTATTAGCTCCTGTGTTCTTCAGAAGTCCTGTTGAATTTCAAGGTGCAGATGTTGTAGAAAATTTAAGATCATCCATAAACGAACTAGTCGGTAATAACATAGCCGAGCTAACTGCAAAAAGTACAGACAAATATGAAGATATTAAATGTGGATTAGCGCTGAGGTGTATAGGCTATAAGTCAGTCCAAGTCGATCCAAATATTCCatttgattcaaaaaatggTCGGGTCAAAGCACAGTTTGgtaaaatagacgaaaattTCTATGCTGCTGGTTGGCTAGCAACTGGACCTGTAGGCGTCATATTGTCCACAATGACAAACGCATTTGAAGTTTCCAAGCTATTATGTACGGAACTGAAATGCGAAAAGAGTAAACCAGGATGGAAAGAGGTTTCATCATTATTGAATCAGAAAGGAGTTCAAATTGTCACTTACAATGACTGGGAGAAAATAGACCAAGTTGAACAACAAAGAGGCAAAGCTGCTGAAAaaccaagagaaaaaattgttgacaTCTCTGAAATGCTAGAAATAGCGGCCAAATAA